The genome window CGCTTGCCATCCGCAAGGCGGTGGAGCTGGACGTGCTGCAGCCGGAAGGCTTGCGCTTCCGCGCGCCGCGTCCGCAGTTCATTTATGCCGGCGAGCAGCTGGTGGCGATGGGCATCCCGCTGACCGAGCTGCTCGACATCGTGCGCATGCTGCGCGGTAACGTCGAGCGCGTCGCCAACGAGCTGGTGCAGCTGGTGGTGAAGTACGTGTTCGACCCCTATATGAAAGGCCAGCTGCCGCCCGCCAGCGAGGTGCCGCGGCTGGCCGACACCGTGTGGCGGCTGCGGCCGCTGGCCGACATGGCGGTGAACGCCGAGGTGGCGCGCGCGATGGAAGGCGCCGTCAACAAGTACCTCGGCGAGGTAATGGCGCACATCATGGACCAGCTGCCGAAGCGGGGCGGTAGCGCCGGCAAGGGCTGAAACCGGGCACCCGTTCAGAAGACCGGGCCCCACTCTTGCATCTGCTGCACCAGCCGCAGGTCTTCCCACATCACGAAAGGCTTGGCCAGCATCGCGCGGCCTACGTCGCTGCTGGCGAAGTCGATGTTGGTGGTAATGCGCAGATG of Nevskiales bacterium contains these proteins:
- a CDS encoding MerR family transcriptional regulator, whose translation is MSKTSTPAAAPPLERERQEYTVDELARAADTTVRNVRAYQDRGLLPPPERRGRAGVYTEAHLARLRLIGQLLKRGYTLGNIAELISAWERGQDLRELLGLESALTMPWSEELPAYFTMEELLGMFGRGLPPEEVALAIRKAVELDVLQPEGLRFRAPRPQFIYAGEQLVAMGIPLTELLDIVRMLRGNVERVANELVQLVVKYVFDPYMKGQLPPASEVPRLADTVWRLRPLADMAVNAEVARAMEGAVNKYLGEVMAHIMDQLPKRGGSAGKG